From a region of the Balaenoptera ricei isolate mBalRic1 chromosome 11, mBalRic1.hap2, whole genome shotgun sequence genome:
- the SERPINB9 gene encoding serpin B9, whose protein sequence is MDALSEANGAFALRLLKILCQDDPSRNVFYSPVSISSALAMVFLGTKGDTAAQLAQVLSLNTEKDIHEDFQALLTELNKPGTQYLLRTANRLFGEKTCEFLSIFKEACLWFYHTELEQLSFAKAAEPSRKQINAWVSKKTEGKIPELLPSNSIDAQTRLVLINTVYFKGRWNEQFNEAYTREMPFRVNRKEQRPVQMMFQEGTFRLAHIEEVQAQVLELPYAGEELSMVILLPDDHVALSSVEKHLTFEKFLAWTHPDCMKSTEVEVFLPRFKLEEAYDLGSVLQGLGVVDAFQQGRADFSAMSADSDLCLSRFAHKSLVEVNEEGTEAAAAVAVTVVECCLESGPRFCADRPFLFFIRHNKASSILFCGRLSSP, encoded by the exons ATGGACGCTCTTTCTGAAGCAAATGGCGCCTTTGCCCTCCGCCTTTTAAAGATACTGTGTCAAGATGACCCTTCACGCAACGTGTTTTATTCTCCCGTGAGCATCTCCTCTGCCCTGGCCATGGTCTTCCTGGGGACAAAAGGAGACACTGCTGCCCAGTTGGCCCAG gTGCTTTCtttaaacacagagaaagacattcACGAGGATTTCCAGGCACTTCTCACCGAGCTGAACAAGCCTGGCACTCAGTACTTGCTCAGAACGGCCAACAGGCTCTTTGGAGAGAAGACCTGTGAATTTCTGTCT ATCTTTAAGGAAGCCTGTCTTTGGTTCTACCACACTGAGCTGGAGCAGCTCTCCTTTGCCAAAGCTGCAGAGCCGTCCAGGAAACAGATAAACGCTTGGGTCTCAAAAAAGACTGAAG GTAAAATTCCAGAGTTGTTGCCGAGTAACTCAATTGATGCGCAGACCAGGCTGGTTCTCATCAACACAGTCTACTTCAAAGGAAGGTGGAATGAGCAATTCAACGAAGCGTACACAAGGGAGATGCCTTTTAGAGTAAACCGG AAGGAGCAAAGGCCGGTGCAGATGATGTTTCAGGAAGGCACGTTTAGACTCGCGCACATCGAGGAGGTGCAGGCCCAGGTGCTCGAGCTGCCCTACGCGGGGGAGGAGCTGAGCATGGTCATCCTGCTTCCTGACGACCACGTGGCTCTGAGCTCG GTGGAAAAACATCTCACTTTTGAGAAATTCCTCGCCTGGACCCACCCAGACTGCATGAAAAGCACAGAAGTGGAAGTTTTCCTCCCGAGATTTAAACTGGAAGAGGCTTATGACCTGGGGTCTGTGCTGCAGGGTCTGGGGGTGGTTGACGCCTTCCAGCAGGGCAGGGCTGACTTCTCGGCCATGTCAGCCGACAGCGACCTGTGTCTGTCCAGGTTTGCGCACAAGAGTTTGGTGGAGGTGAACGAGGAAGGCACGGAGGCCGCGGCCGCTGTGGCCGTGACAGTGGTGGAGTGTTGCCTGGAGTCTGGACCCAGGTTCTGTGCCGACCgcccctttcttttcttcatcagGCACAACAAAGCCAGCAGCATTCTCTTCTGCGGCAGGCTTTCCTCCCCATAG
- the SERPINB6 gene encoding serpin B6 isoform X1, translating to MGAAPSLPGGRSGPRAHRLATMDALSEANGTFALTLLKHLGEDNSKNVFISPISISSALAMVFMGAKGNTAAQMSQALSLSRSSGGGGDIHQDFQNLLTEVNRTGTQYLLRTANKLFGEKTYDFLPSFKDSCRKFYQAEMEELDFISAAEESRKHINTWVAQRTEGKIIDLLSPDSVDSVTCLVLVNAIYFKGNWENQFNKQHTKERPFKVSKNVEKPVQMMFKKSTFKITYIGEIFTQILVLPYVGGELNMIIMLPDGKTDLKTVEKELTYEKFVEWTRPDLMEEEEVEVSLPKFKLGESYDMEGVLRTLGVTDAFENARADFSAMSSRGDLCLSRVAHKAFVEVDEEGTEAAAASAAVLMLRCARITPRFCADHPFLFFIQHSKTQALLFCGRLSSP from the exons ATGGGGGCGGCGCCGAGCCTCCCCGGGGGCCGCTCCGGGCCCCGCGCGCACAG ACTCGCCACCATGGACGCTCTGTCGGAAGCAAACGGCACCTTTGCCTTGACCCTTTTGAAACATCTGGGTGAAGACAACTCGAAAAATGTGTTTATCTCACCCATAAGCATCTCCTCTGCCCTGGCCATGGTCTTCATGGGGGCAAAGGGAAACACCGCGGCCCAGATGTCCCAG GCACTTTCTCTAAGCAGAAGCAGCGGCGGAGGTGGAGACATCCACCAGGATTTCCAGAACCTTCTCACCGAAGTTAACAGGACCGGCACACAGTACTTGCTCAGAACTGCCAACAAGCTCTTTGGAGAGAAGACTTATGATTTCCTCCCA TCTTTCAAAGATTCCTGCCGCAAATTCTACCAAGCAGAGATGGAAGAGCTCGACTTTATCAGCGCTGCGGAGGAATCCAGGAAACACATAAACACCTGGGTAGCCCAAAGGACAGAAG gAAAAATTATAGACCTGCTGTCTCCAGATTCAGTGGACTCTGTGACTTGTCTGGTTCTCGTGAACGCCATCTACTTCAAAGGAAACTGGGAGAATCAGTTTAACAAACAGCACACCAAGGAAAGGCCGTTCAAAGTCAGCAAG AATGTGGAGAAGCCTGTGCAAATGATGTTTAAGAAATCCACCTTTAAAATAACCTACATCGGAGAGATATTCACGCAGATTCTGGTGCTTCCCTACGTCGGCGGAGAGCTCAATATGATCATCATGCTTCCTGATGGAAAGACCGATTTGAAAACG GTGGAAAAGGAACTGACTTACGAGAAATTCGTCGAGTGGACGAGGCCGGAcctgatggaggaggaggaggtggaggtgtcCCTGCCCAAGTTTAAGCTGGGGGAGAGCTACGACATGGAGGGCGTCCTCCGCACCCTGGGCGTGACCGATGCCTTCGAGAACGCCAGGGCGGACTTCTCCGCGATGTCGTCCCGGggggacctgtgcctgtcccggGTCGCGCACAAGGCCTTTGTGGAGGTCGACGAGGAGGGCACGGAGGcggccgccgcctccgccgcaGTCCTGATGTTGCGCTGCGCCAGGATCACCCCCAGGTTCTGTGCCGACCaccctttcctcttctttatcCAGCACAGCAAGACCCAAGCACTTCTGTTCTGCGGCCGGCTCAGCTCCCCGTGA
- the SERPINB6 gene encoding serpin B6 isoform X2: protein MDALSEANGTFALTLLKHLGEDNSKNVFISPISISSALAMVFMGAKGNTAAQMSQALSLSRSSGGGGDIHQDFQNLLTEVNRTGTQYLLRTANKLFGEKTYDFLPSFKDSCRKFYQAEMEELDFISAAEESRKHINTWVAQRTEGKIIDLLSPDSVDSVTCLVLVNAIYFKGNWENQFNKQHTKERPFKVSKNVEKPVQMMFKKSTFKITYIGEIFTQILVLPYVGGELNMIIMLPDGKTDLKTVEKELTYEKFVEWTRPDLMEEEEVEVSLPKFKLGESYDMEGVLRTLGVTDAFENARADFSAMSSRGDLCLSRVAHKAFVEVDEEGTEAAAASAAVLMLRCARITPRFCADHPFLFFIQHSKTQALLFCGRLSSP, encoded by the exons ATGGACGCTCTGTCGGAAGCAAACGGCACCTTTGCCTTGACCCTTTTGAAACATCTGGGTGAAGACAACTCGAAAAATGTGTTTATCTCACCCATAAGCATCTCCTCTGCCCTGGCCATGGTCTTCATGGGGGCAAAGGGAAACACCGCGGCCCAGATGTCCCAG GCACTTTCTCTAAGCAGAAGCAGCGGCGGAGGTGGAGACATCCACCAGGATTTCCAGAACCTTCTCACCGAAGTTAACAGGACCGGCACACAGTACTTGCTCAGAACTGCCAACAAGCTCTTTGGAGAGAAGACTTATGATTTCCTCCCA TCTTTCAAAGATTCCTGCCGCAAATTCTACCAAGCAGAGATGGAAGAGCTCGACTTTATCAGCGCTGCGGAGGAATCCAGGAAACACATAAACACCTGGGTAGCCCAAAGGACAGAAG gAAAAATTATAGACCTGCTGTCTCCAGATTCAGTGGACTCTGTGACTTGTCTGGTTCTCGTGAACGCCATCTACTTCAAAGGAAACTGGGAGAATCAGTTTAACAAACAGCACACCAAGGAAAGGCCGTTCAAAGTCAGCAAG AATGTGGAGAAGCCTGTGCAAATGATGTTTAAGAAATCCACCTTTAAAATAACCTACATCGGAGAGATATTCACGCAGATTCTGGTGCTTCCCTACGTCGGCGGAGAGCTCAATATGATCATCATGCTTCCTGATGGAAAGACCGATTTGAAAACG GTGGAAAAGGAACTGACTTACGAGAAATTCGTCGAGTGGACGAGGCCGGAcctgatggaggaggaggaggtggaggtgtcCCTGCCCAAGTTTAAGCTGGGGGAGAGCTACGACATGGAGGGCGTCCTCCGCACCCTGGGCGTGACCGATGCCTTCGAGAACGCCAGGGCGGACTTCTCCGCGATGTCGTCCCGGggggacctgtgcctgtcccggGTCGCGCACAAGGCCTTTGTGGAGGTCGACGAGGAGGGCACGGAGGcggccgccgcctccgccgcaGTCCTGATGTTGCGCTGCGCCAGGATCACCCCCAGGTTCTGTGCCGACCaccctttcctcttctttatcCAGCACAGCAAGACCCAAGCACTTCTGTTCTGCGGCCGGCTCAGCTCCCCGTGA